One window from the genome of Streptomyces sp. WZ-12 encodes:
- a CDS encoding NAD(P)-dependent oxidoreductase → MKGMKGMKGMEGLTMTEGNGMPRIGWIGAGRMGAALARRLLAAGYQVAVYNRTRAKAEALVEDGATVVDRPVELADRDLVFTMVSASDDLLAVTSGQDGVLRGESAPGVLIDCSTVSAEASSRVRQAGRERGTAFLAAPVSGNPYAVADGLATLAVSGPEGPYANARPVLEQLAAKATHVGEGEEARLVKICHNALLGVLTQSLAEVTVLANKAGISRAAFLEFLNNSVLGSHFTRSKTQALVELDFTPTFTPPLLSKDLELALAAAREFTVPMPVTADAAQLVTSAVGAGYHDEDFAVLVLEQARRSGLTLQPEPRTDEVD, encoded by the coding sequence ATGAAGGGGATGAAGGGAATGAAGGGCATGGAGGGGCTGACCATGACCGAAGGTAATGGCATGCCGCGGATCGGCTGGATCGGGGCCGGGCGGATGGGCGCCGCGCTGGCCCGGCGGCTGCTGGCCGCCGGATACCAGGTTGCCGTCTACAACCGCACGCGCGCCAAGGCCGAGGCGCTCGTCGAGGACGGCGCCACGGTGGTGGACCGGCCGGTGGAACTGGCCGATCGCGACCTGGTGTTCACCATGGTCTCGGCCTCCGACGACCTGCTGGCCGTGACCAGTGGCCAGGACGGAGTACTGCGAGGCGAGTCGGCACCGGGAGTGCTGATCGACTGCTCGACGGTGTCGGCCGAGGCATCGTCACGGGTGCGTCAGGCCGGCCGCGAACGAGGAACCGCGTTCCTGGCGGCTCCGGTCAGCGGCAACCCGTACGCGGTCGCGGACGGCTTGGCCACACTGGCCGTGTCCGGACCCGAAGGCCCGTACGCCAACGCCCGCCCGGTACTGGAGCAGTTGGCCGCCAAGGCGACCCATGTGGGAGAAGGGGAAGAGGCCCGGCTGGTCAAGATCTGCCACAACGCGCTGCTCGGAGTCCTCACCCAGTCATTGGCAGAGGTCACCGTGCTGGCGAACAAGGCAGGCATCTCCCGGGCCGCCTTCCTGGAATTCCTCAACAACTCCGTGCTGGGCTCGCACTTCACCCGGTCCAAGACCCAGGCGCTGGTGGAGCTGGACTTCACCCCGACGTTCACACCACCGTTGCTGAGCAAGGACCTTGAGCTCGCGCTGGCCGCCGCGCGTGAGTTCACGGTGCCCATGCCGGTCACGGCGGACGCCGCGCAACTCGTGACCTCGGCGGTCGGCGCGGGCTACCACGACGAGGACTTCGCCGTGCTGGTGCTTGAGCAGGCACGCCGATCCGGACTCACCCTCCAGCCCGAGCCCCGGACGGATGAAGTCGACTGA
- a CDS encoding LysR family transcriptional regulator — MELRQLEYFVAVADELSFSRGARRSHTVQSAVSAAIARLERELRVELFDRSKRQIALTPAGAALLPEARATLEAGRRARDSVATDRGYLHGAVTLGILMSTGPLDVPAVLGRFHRAHPRVTVQLRQAAAGSVGHIRAVADSELDLALVSHTGPATSAVGLHRLAEEPMCVVCRPDHRLARRRRLGVAELSDETFIDFAPGWGSRAATDTAFKSAGLPRSVPFEVADYATAMGLIRHGLGIALMPATAAARQTGLSAVPVTEPALTWTLSLATRVGHTSPAAMALADEIRTAANAAAAQSS, encoded by the coding sequence ATGGAGTTACGGCAGCTTGAGTATTTCGTCGCGGTGGCCGACGAGTTGAGTTTTTCGCGCGGCGCCCGGCGGTCGCACACCGTTCAGTCCGCGGTCTCCGCGGCGATCGCCCGGCTCGAACGCGAGCTGCGCGTCGAGCTGTTCGACCGCTCCAAACGTCAGATCGCCCTCACCCCGGCGGGGGCGGCGCTGCTGCCCGAGGCCAGGGCGACCTTGGAGGCCGGCCGACGGGCGCGCGACAGCGTGGCGACCGACCGGGGGTACCTGCACGGCGCCGTCACGCTGGGGATCCTCATGTCCACCGGGCCGTTGGACGTCCCGGCCGTGCTCGGACGTTTCCACCGGGCGCATCCGCGGGTGACGGTGCAGTTGCGGCAGGCGGCGGCGGGGTCGGTCGGTCATATCCGGGCCGTCGCCGACAGCGAGCTCGATCTCGCCCTGGTCTCCCACACCGGTCCCGCGACCTCCGCGGTCGGCCTGCATCGGCTCGCCGAGGAACCGATGTGTGTGGTCTGCCGGCCCGATCACCGCCTGGCCCGTCGGCGGCGGTTGGGCGTTGCCGAGCTGTCGGACGAGACCTTCATCGACTTCGCCCCTGGCTGGGGCAGCCGGGCCGCGACCGATACCGCCTTCAAGTCGGCGGGGCTGCCGCGATCGGTTCCGTTCGAAGTCGCCGACTACGCCACCGCTATGGGGCTGATCCGGCACGGCCTCGGTATCGCCCTGATGCCGGCCACCGCCGCGGCCCGGCAGACCGGTTTGTCCGCCGTCCCCGTCACCGAACCCGCGTTGACCTGGACGCTGTCACTGGCCACCCGCGTCGGCCACACCTCACCGGCCGCCATGGCATTGGCCGACGAGATCCGCACGGCGGCCAACGCGGCTGCCGCGCAGTCGAGTTGA
- a CDS encoding DDE-type integrase/transposase/recombinase yields the protein MNTVAKLMAELDLAGRMVRRRRGLTRPGKRAAAPDFVRRSFTADAPDHIFAGDVTEIVTDEGKPYLATVIDPFPRRLLGYARGAHHDAELVVAALNMARATRGGGVRGMTFPSDRGGAYALAASVGPAAAWRDPCTFTTRIEARLKISTVRGDWHRRS from the coding sequence GTGAACACCGTCGCGAAGCTCATGGCCGAACTCGACCTGGCCGGACGCATGGTTCGCCGACGACGTGGGCTGACCCGGCCCGGCAAGCGGGCCGCCGCCCCGGATTTCGTGCGCCGCAGCTTCACCGCGGACGCACCCGACCATATCTTTGCCGGCGACGTGACGGAGATCGTCACGGACGAGGGCAAGCCCTACCTGGCCACTGTGATCGACCCGTTCCCCCGACGTCTGCTCGGCTACGCGAGGGGAGCGCATCACGATGCGGAACTCGTCGTCGCCGCCTTGAACATGGCTCGTGCCACCCGCGGCGGCGGTGTCCGGGGCATGACCTTTCCTTCGGACCGCGGCGGCGCATACGCTCTCGCTGCTTCCGTCGGGCCTGCTGCCGCCTGGCGTGACCCATGCACCTTCACCACCCGCATCGAAGCCCGGCTGAAGATCTCCACAGTCCGAGGCGACTGGCACCGGCGAAGTTGA
- a CDS encoding quinone oxidoreductase family protein, whose amino-acid sequence MHAAVVTAFGRPPRHQQHPDPRPAEGEVLVRVLAVGLHPRVRSGAAGTHYTSDQTLPLVPGFDGVGRTPEGTRVFFSGLRAPNGSMAECVAVPAGQLVPLPDGVDDVMVAGAMNPAMSAWLALTQRAELKPGERVLILGATGNAGQMAVQLARLLGAGTITAAGRNARALAGLPALGADHTVTLAADDDTIAARLAEAAADADVVVDYLWGHPTEVALAALSNARTDPAARLRWVHVGAMAGPTITLPGATLRKANVDFRGSGQGSVSPTEMHTAHRELVDRLPTADLTIETLAVPLSEVETAWATNAPTGTRIVLLP is encoded by the coding sequence GTGCATGCCGCAGTAGTCACCGCCTTCGGGCGACCACCGCGCCACCAGCAACACCCCGACCCGAGGCCCGCCGAGGGCGAGGTACTCGTCCGCGTGCTCGCCGTCGGTCTCCATCCGCGCGTCCGATCCGGCGCCGCGGGCACCCACTACACCAGCGACCAGACCCTGCCGCTGGTCCCCGGCTTCGACGGTGTGGGCCGGACCCCGGAGGGCACCCGGGTCTTCTTCAGCGGACTGAGGGCACCGAACGGGAGCATGGCCGAGTGCGTCGCCGTCCCCGCCGGCCAACTGGTCCCCTTGCCCGACGGCGTTGACGACGTCATGGTGGCCGGGGCGATGAACCCGGCCATGTCCGCCTGGCTCGCCCTGACACAGCGCGCCGAACTGAAGCCCGGCGAGCGCGTCCTGATCCTCGGCGCCACCGGCAACGCCGGGCAGATGGCCGTCCAGCTCGCGCGCCTGCTCGGCGCGGGCACCATCACCGCCGCCGGCCGCAACGCCCGGGCGTTGGCCGGCCTCCCGGCCCTCGGTGCGGACCACACCGTCACGCTCGCCGCCGACGACGACACCATCGCCGCACGCCTTGCGGAGGCGGCCGCCGACGCCGATGTGGTCGTCGACTACCTCTGGGGCCACCCCACCGAAGTCGCCCTGGCCGCACTCTCCAACGCCCGCACCGATCCGGCCGCCCGCCTGCGCTGGGTCCACGTCGGCGCCATGGCCGGCCCCACCATCACCCTCCCCGGCGCCACCTTGCGCAAGGCCAATGTCGACTTCCGTGGCAGCGGCCAGGGTTCCGTCTCGCCCACCGAGATGCACACCGCCCACCGGGAACTCGTCGACCGGCTCCCCACCGCCGACCTGACGATCGAGACCCTGGCCGTACCCCTGAGCGAAGTCGAGACCGCCTGGGCCACCAACGCCCCCACCGGCACCCGCATCGTCCTGCTGCCCTGA